The Xiphophorus maculatus strain JP 163 A chromosome 21, X_maculatus-5.0-male, whole genome shotgun sequence genome window below encodes:
- the mettl4 gene encoding methyltransferase-like protein 4: MSVVLQSNSGWVLDSQSLIDRGYTRCITWTGHQKPHVKCNFKRQCFHILKSHYNMSGRVDGGHTVMAQKTEKSAKKRKRKHGELNQGEIDAKAFHEKIRSIILEGTKALVDSAQSLGYLSGETETSQDPLPSQDCRLAALCEIAKELPLVADEEQEWTQSLLTEEGGASHVDLFSQVTENSQAWAAVVPLIGEEYIIPPNTAFLLSDFTRIQPLVQCGRRFDVIVIDPPWENKSVKRSRRYSSLPSSQLKRLPVPLLGSPGCLVVTWVTNRPSHLRFVRDELYPHWGVEVVAEWFWVKVTTSGEFVFPLDSPHKKPYEVLVLGRYRPANDHTSPLQTANVPVEDKRLIVSVPSALHSQKPSLSEVLKLYVGAEAKCLELFARSLQPGWTSWGNEVLKFQHISYFNLEPADTSKAVATEDTADNPAET; the protein is encoded by the exons ATGTCGGTGGTGCTTCAGAGCAACTCAGGCTGGGTTCTGGACTCCCAGTCGCTCATTGACCGAGGCTACACGAGGTGCATCACATGGACAGGGCATCAGAAACCACATGTCAAGTGCAATTTTAAAAGACAATGCTTTCACATATTAAAGAGTCATTACAACATGAGTGGGAGAGTTGATGGAGGGCACACTGTTATGGcgcaaaaaacagagaaatccgCAAAG AAGCGGAAACGAAAACACGGTGAGCTCAACCAAGGAGAAATTGATGCAAAGGCTTTCCATGAAAAG ATCAGGAGCATTATTCTGGAAGGAACCAAGGCCTTAGTGGACTCTGCCCAGTCACTTGGATACCTGAGTGGAGAGACAGAAACATCCCAAGATCCTCTTCCCTCCCAGGACTGCAGACTAGCAGCACTCTGCGAGATAGCTAAAGAGCTTCCTCTGGTGGCCGATGAAGAGCAGGAGTGGACACAGTCACTTCTGACGGAGGAAGGCGGTGCTTCACATGTCGACCTGTTCTCCCAGGTGACGGAGAACAGCCAGGCCTGGGCAGCAGTGGTTCCACTGATAGGAGAGGAGTATATAATACCTCCTAACACTGCATTCCTCCTCTCTGATTTCACAAGAATACAACCACTGGTACAAT GTGGGAGGAGATTTGATGTCATCGTCATTGATCCACCTTGGGAAAACAAGTCTGTGAAAAGAAGTCGCAG ATACAGCTCTTTGCCTTCATCCCAGCTGAAACGCCTTCCCGTCCCCCTTCTGGGATCTCCTGGCTGCTTGGTGGTCACCTGGGTAACAAACAGGCCCAGCCACCTCCGATTTGTCCGTGACGAGCTGTACCCACACTGGGGTGTAGAAGTTGTTGCTGAATGGTTCTGGGTCAAG GTCACCACATCGGGGGAGTTTGTGTTTCCTCTAGATTCACCACACAAGAAGCCATATGAAGTGCTGGTGCTGGGTCGGTATCGTCCTGCCAACGACCACACGAG cccTTTACAAACCGCAAACGTTCCAGTTGAAGATAAACGTTTGATTGTGAGCGTCCCCTCAGCTTTGCACTCCCAGAAGCCATCACTGTCAG AGGTTCTGAAGTTGTATGTTGGAGCTGAAGCCAAGTGTTTGGAGCTGTTTGCACGGAGTCTTCAGCCCGGGTGGACCAGTTGGGGAAACGAGGTGCTGAAATTTCAGCACATCAGCTACTTCAACCTGGAACCTGCAGATACCTCTAAAGCCGTGGCCACAGAAGACACTGCGGACAACCCTGCAGAAACATGA